One genomic segment of Ananas comosus cultivar F153 unplaced genomic scaffold, ASM154086v1, whole genome shotgun sequence includes these proteins:
- the LOC109704153 gene encoding uncharacterized membrane protein At1g06890-like isoform X1 yields the protein MSGFQLGVVGSLALSVASSVAIVICNKALMSSLGFPFATTLTSWHLMVTFCTLHVAQHLHLFEPKPLDGQTVVLFGLLNGTSIGLLNLSLGFNSVGFYQMTKLAIIPFTVLLETLFLKKTFSQNIKYSLLVLLFGVGIASVTDLKLNLLGSVLSLLAIATTCVGQILTNTIQKRLKVSSTQLLYQSAPYQAAILFATGPFVDQLLTKRNVFAYSYSPVVLGFIVLSCLIAVSVNFSTFLVIGTTSPVTYQVLGHLKTCLVLSFGYILLHEPFTARNIIGILVAILGMGLYSYFSVREKNKKSTDCALPISQMAEKADELPLLAAKNSMHPQDKDTGETKKSKWSSSDC from the exons ATGTCGGGGTTTCAACTCGGCGTGGTCGGGTCGCTGGCGCTCTCCGTCGCATCGTCAGTCGCCATCGTCATCTGCAACAAGGCCCTCATGAGCTCTCTCGGCTTCCCTTTCG CGACCACGCTGACGAGCTGGCACCTGATGGTGACGTTCTGCACGCTCCACGTGGCGCAGCATCTGCACTTGTTCGAGCCCAAACCACTAGACGGTCAAACCGTGGTCCTATTCGGGCTCCTCAACGGCACGTCCATCGGCCTCCTCAACCTCAGCTTGGGCTTCAACTCCGTAGGATTCTACCAG ATGACGAAATTGGCCATCATACCGTTCACCGTGCTGTTGGAGACTCTGTTTCTGAAGAAAACATTCAG CCAGAATATCAAGTACTCTCTTCTGGTCTTGCTCTTCGGAGTCGGCATCGCGTCTGTTACTGATCTCAAGCTCAATCTTCTCGGATCTGTTCTCTCCCTCCTCGCCATCGCTACAACCTGCGTTGGCCAAATC CTAACAAACACAATACAGAAGAGGTTGAAGGTCTCTTCGACGCAGCTCCTGTATCAATCCGCACCGTACCAAGCGGCTATTTTGTTCGCGACTGGCCCATTCGTGGACCAGCTCCTCACCAAGCGCAACGTATTCGCGTACAGTTACTCGCCTGTAGTTTTG GGATTCATCGTCCTATCTTGTTTGATCGCGGTGTCGGTGAACTTCAGCACATTCCTAGTGATCGGAACGACGTCGCCAGTGACGTACCAGGTGCTCGGCCACCTCAAGACCTGCCTAGTCCTTTCCTTTGGCTACATCCTCTTGCACGAACCCTTCACCGCGCGGAACATCATAGGCATCCTCGTCGCCATTCTCGGCATGGGCTTATACTCCTACTTCTCGGTTCGCGAGAAAAATAAGAAGTCCACTGATTGTGCCTTGCCAATATCACAA ATGGCGGAAAAGGCGGATGAACTACCGCTTTTGGCTGCGAAAAACTCGATGCATCCTCAAGATAAAGACACTGGTGAGACCAAAAAAAGCAAATGGAGTTCCTCAGATTGCTGA
- the LOC109704153 gene encoding uncharacterized membrane protein At1g06890-like isoform X2, with translation MSGFQLGVVGSLALSVASSVAIVICNKALMSSLGFPFATTLTSWHLMVTFCTLHVAQHLHLFEPKPLDGQTVVLFGLLNGTSIGLLNLSLGFNSVGFYQMTKLAIIPFTVLLETLFLKKTFSQNIKYSLLVLLFGVGIASVTDLKLNLLGSVLSLLAIATTCVGQIIKIKANKHNTEEVEGLFDAAPVSIRTVPSGYFVRDWPIRGPAPHQAQRIRVQLLACSFGIHRPILFDRGVGELQHIPSDRNDVASDVPGARPPQDLPSPFLWLHPLARTLHRAEHHRHPRRHSRHGLILLLLGSREK, from the exons ATGTCGGGGTTTCAACTCGGCGTGGTCGGGTCGCTGGCGCTCTCCGTCGCATCGTCAGTCGCCATCGTCATCTGCAACAAGGCCCTCATGAGCTCTCTCGGCTTCCCTTTCG CGACCACGCTGACGAGCTGGCACCTGATGGTGACGTTCTGCACGCTCCACGTGGCGCAGCATCTGCACTTGTTCGAGCCCAAACCACTAGACGGTCAAACCGTGGTCCTATTCGGGCTCCTCAACGGCACGTCCATCGGCCTCCTCAACCTCAGCTTGGGCTTCAACTCCGTAGGATTCTACCAG ATGACGAAATTGGCCATCATACCGTTCACCGTGCTGTTGGAGACTCTGTTTCTGAAGAAAACATTCAG CCAGAATATCAAGTACTCTCTTCTGGTCTTGCTCTTCGGAGTCGGCATCGCGTCTGTTACTGATCTCAAGCTCAATCTTCTCGGATCTGTTCTCTCCCTCCTCGCCATCGCTACAACCTGCGTTGGCCAAATC ATTAAAATCAAAGCTAACAAACACAATACAGAAGAGGTTGAAGGTCTCTTCGACGCAGCTCCTGTATCAATCCGCACCGTACCAAGCGGCTATTTTGTTCGCGACTGGCCCATTCGTGGACCAGCTCCTCACCAAGCGCAACGTATTCGCGTACAGTTACTCGCCTGTAGTTTTG GGATTCATCGTCCTATCTTGTTTGATCGCGGTGTCGGTGAACTTCAGCACATTCCTAGTGATCGGAACGACGTCGCCAGTGACGTACCAGGTGCTCGGCCACCTCAAGACCTGCCTAGTCCTTTCCTTTGGCTACATCCTCTTGCACGAACCCTTCACCGCGCGGAACATCATAGGCATCCTCGTCGCCATTCTCGGCATGGGCTTATACTCCTACTTCTCGGTTCGCGAGAAAAATAA
- the LOC109704153 gene encoding uncharacterized membrane protein At1g06890-like isoform X3, which translates to MVTFCTLHVAQHLHLFEPKPLDGQTVVLFGLLNGTSIGLLNLSLGFNSVGFYQMTKLAIIPFTVLLETLFLKKTFSQNIKYSLLVLLFGVGIASVTDLKLNLLGSVLSLLAIATTCVGQILTNTIQKRLKVSSTQLLYQSAPYQAAILFATGPFVDQLLTKRNVFAYSYSPVVLGFIVLSCLIAVSVNFSTFLVIGTTSPVTYQVLGHLKTCLVLSFGYILLHEPFTARNIIGILVAILGMGLYSYFSVREKNKKSTDCALPISQMAEKADELPLLAAKNSMHPQDKDTGETKKSKWSSSDC; encoded by the exons ATGGTGACGTTCTGCACGCTCCACGTGGCGCAGCATCTGCACTTGTTCGAGCCCAAACCACTAGACGGTCAAACCGTGGTCCTATTCGGGCTCCTCAACGGCACGTCCATCGGCCTCCTCAACCTCAGCTTGGGCTTCAACTCCGTAGGATTCTACCAG ATGACGAAATTGGCCATCATACCGTTCACCGTGCTGTTGGAGACTCTGTTTCTGAAGAAAACATTCAG CCAGAATATCAAGTACTCTCTTCTGGTCTTGCTCTTCGGAGTCGGCATCGCGTCTGTTACTGATCTCAAGCTCAATCTTCTCGGATCTGTTCTCTCCCTCCTCGCCATCGCTACAACCTGCGTTGGCCAAATC CTAACAAACACAATACAGAAGAGGTTGAAGGTCTCTTCGACGCAGCTCCTGTATCAATCCGCACCGTACCAAGCGGCTATTTTGTTCGCGACTGGCCCATTCGTGGACCAGCTCCTCACCAAGCGCAACGTATTCGCGTACAGTTACTCGCCTGTAGTTTTG GGATTCATCGTCCTATCTTGTTTGATCGCGGTGTCGGTGAACTTCAGCACATTCCTAGTGATCGGAACGACGTCGCCAGTGACGTACCAGGTGCTCGGCCACCTCAAGACCTGCCTAGTCCTTTCCTTTGGCTACATCCTCTTGCACGAACCCTTCACCGCGCGGAACATCATAGGCATCCTCGTCGCCATTCTCGGCATGGGCTTATACTCCTACTTCTCGGTTCGCGAGAAAAATAAGAAGTCCACTGATTGTGCCTTGCCAATATCACAA ATGGCGGAAAAGGCGGATGAACTACCGCTTTTGGCTGCGAAAAACTCGATGCATCCTCAAGATAAAGACACTGGTGAGACCAAAAAAAGCAAATGGAGTTCCTCAGATTGCTGA
- the LOC109704154 gene encoding uncharacterized membrane protein At1g06890-like, which yields MAEGSGSQISVIGSLALSVASSVAIVICNKYLISSLGFLFATTLTSWHLLVTYCTLHVAQRLRFFEAKPIDTQTVILFGLLNGTSIGLLNLCLGFNSIGFYQMTKLAIIPFTVLLETVFLHKKFSQSIKLSLLILLLGVGIASVTDLKLNLLGSVISVLTIAATCVSQILTNTIQKRLKVSSTQLLYQSSLYQAAVLFATGPLVDRMLTNRSVSAFNYTFEVLGFIILSCSIAVSVNFSTFLVIGTTSPVTYQVLGHLKTCLILAFGYTILRDPFTAKNIVGILIAIFGMALYSYYSVLESKKKSANDTLPVTQMVDKEALPLLGAKNSARYQDGDGDETKDVNEVLPASKTSFGQ from the exons ATGGCGGAGGGGTCGGGTTCACAGATCAGCGTGATCGGTTCGCTCGCGCTCTCGGTTGCTTCTTCGGTCGCGATTGTCATCTGCAACAAGTATCTCATCAGCTCCCTCGGATTTTTATTCG CGACGACGCTGACGAGCTGGCACCTGCTGGTGACGTACTGCACGCTGCACGTGGCACAGCGGCTGCGGTTCTTCGAGGCGAAGCCCATCGACACGCAGACTGTCATCCTCTTCGGCCTCCTCAACGGCACCTCCATCGGCCTCCTCAACCTCTGCCTCGGCTTCAACTCCATCGGTTTCTACCAG ATGACAAAGCTGGCCATCATCCCCTTCACAGTCCTGCTGGAAACTGTCTTTCTCCACAAAAAGTTCAG CCAGAGTATCAAGCTATCTCTTCTAATCTTGCTCCTCGGAGTCGGCATTGCGTCCGTCACCGATCTCAAGCTCAATCTTCTCGGCTCCGTCATCTCCGTCCTTACCATCGCAGCGACCTGCGTTAGCCAAATC CTAACAAACACAATACAAAAGAGGCTCAAGGTCTCCTCCACACAGCTCCTATACCAATCTTCGCTGTACCAAGCCGCGGTGCTGTTCGCTACTGGCCCTCTCGTCGATCGGATGCTCACTAACCGCAGCGTCTCAGCCTTCAATTACACCTTCGAGGTTTTG GGATTCATTATTCTCTCTTGCTCGATCGCCGTATCCGTCAACTTCAGCACCTTCCTAGTGATCGGCACGACATCTCCCGTGACGTACCAGGTGCTCGGCCACCTTAAGACTTGCCTCATCCTCGCCTTCGGATACACCATACTACGCGACCCTTTTACCGCGAAGAACATCGTCGGCATTCTCATCGCCATCTTCGGCATGGCTCTTTACTCCTACTACTCGGTGCTCGAGAGCAAGAAGAAATCCGCGAACGACACCCTGCCCGTAACTCAG ATGGTTGACAAGGAGGCGTTGCCGCTTCTGGGCGCGAAGAATTCAGCGCGTTACCaggacggcgacggcgacgagaCGAAAGATGTGAATGAAGTTCTTCCAGCTTCCAAAACTTCATTTGGTCAGTGA
- the LOC109704155 gene encoding ubiquitin-like protein 5, which produces MIEVVLNDRLGKKVRVKCNDDDTIGDLKKLVAAQTGTRPEKIRIQKWYNIYKDHITLKDYEIHDGMGLELYYN; this is translated from the coding sequence ATGATCGAGGTGGTGCTCAACGATCGGCTGGGGAAGAAGGTGCGGGTGAAGTGCAACGACGACGACACCATCGGCGACCTGAAGAAGCTCGTGGCGGCGCAAACGGGGACGCGCCCGGAGAAGATCCGGATCCAGAAGTGGTACAACATCTACAAGGACCACATCACCCTCAAGGACTACGAGATCCACGACGGCATGGGCCTCGAGCTCTACTACAACTGA